Part of the Citrus sinensis cultivar Valencia sweet orange chromosome 2, DVS_A1.0, whole genome shotgun sequence genome, tttcttttctaactTAGACTTTAACAATCTTCAACCATTTGAGGTTgctttaaaatatgtttaatttgactattttacccttataatATAGAATAACCAAATAACTCTAATTGTTTAGACATATTATTGTAACTAATTGTTTagaaatttagttttatgttttgttatctaacatgttttatataaaatctaataatttttaataatccACATGTCCTAATTATATGTTGTTAGTTTAGtggaatattaataatagaccaaaaattactatttatacatcgttgaaaaataaaaaaattgtataaaagaataattaaatgggaaatttacaaccgtccacctgtttgttttgtctttttcaaaaatacacaaacacttttttttttttcagcgcgCCACCTGAAGTTCACTTTTTGTTGCATTCTTCCACTTCCGTCTAATTTCCGTTAGCAAATTTAACGGAATGACCTttttacccctcaaaattacaatttaacccaaaataaatagaaattggagataaattggatggatttaattttttttcaaaggtggatgctagaaattggaggaaaataatgtttgttgcttgctaaatttagaaaatttgtatttatttttttggaggaAAATAGTGTTTATTACTTGCtagatttagaaaatttgtatttattttttctctttcaaaaaaataaatacaaattttctaaatttagcaagcaacaaacactattttcctccaatttctagcatccacctttgaaaaaatttaaatacatccaatttatctccaatttccatttattttgggttaaattgtaattttgaggggtaaaaAGGTCATTTCGTTAACATTCCGTTAAATCTACTAACGGAAATtagacggaagtggaaaaatgcaacaaaaagcAAACTTCAGGTGGcgcactgaaaaaaaaaaaattgtttgtgtatttttgaaaaaggcaaaacaaACAGGTGGACGAGTGTAAATTTtcctaattaaatttaaagaaaatttttagataaaccctattttttatttataaaaacaaacaagataactcttatatttaaatattaaaaaatacatattatttaaatatttatattaaaactcatttaaattttaaaaaaattcaaatatattcagatttcaaataaaaaaccaaaactATCTAATACTACTCTTTATCCCTCTTTTCATAATAACCCCGCTATaataagtttataaaaaacaaacgttTCCTACTGcacctttctctctctttccttCCCTCCCTCGGTGTGAAAATAATCCACGGgccaatatttttcttgtaagaTCAAATCTAATGCTAAAGCTTAAAAAGTATCAAATTGCAATTGCTAATTGTAACATGAAATCTTTTGAGGCCAACTTGGAGTCCTATGAAACATGACATTCCGAACTTCAGACTTTTTCGAAGCGCAAAATGCAAGTCTTATCCTTgtgattatatttaatttattctaattcaGCGGTCATGTTTGCTGTATTGCGTATTGCCTTGTGACCAATTCTCTaatattttggataatatcaaaatctttttCGAAGCATTCAAAGTGATGATCGCAATCTAAAAGTTGTACTCGCCAAAAATATTAGTCAACAGATCGTCGGATTAATAAGAAATCCTAGCAGAGTCATGGAAGCCAAGTCGCCCAGATGAACGAGTAAACATAAGCACTGTTTCCAGTCACCAACAAACATATGTTCCAATGAGATAATGCTAAACAAGCTATGAAGCATGATATAAGCCTGCACAAGGGATGTTCGTTTCACCATCAGAAGCACTTTCGCAAAACAAACATGGGAAACAACCAATGCATTCAACGCATCTTTCTTGTTCTTCTCTCAGGAttcttgtttttcaacttcatcAAGCTTAGCTCTTGCCAGAGTATTGCTCGTTGCGTgcagaaagagaaagaagcgCTTCTCAAGATCAAGGCAAACCTAACAGATCCTTCAGGTCGACTCTCTTCGTGGACTGGAGAAGACTGCTGCAAATGGGAAGGTGTCGTCTGTGACAATAGCACGGGAAATGTTGTTCAGCTCAAACTACGCAGTCCGCAGATTCCTGACAGTTTTCCGGACAATGGAACAAATTATCAACTAGAAGGTGAGATCAATCCATCTCTGCTTGAGTTGAGGCACTTAAATTACCTAGACTTGAGCTTAAACAATTTCCGAGGAAGTACAATCCCAAACTTTATCGGTTCACTAGAGAGGTTGAGGTATCTCAATCTCTCTGGTGCATCTTTTGATGGAAATGTTCCTCTGAGTTTTGGGAATCTGTCCAGCTTGCAGATTCTTGATCTCAACACATTTTACTATTCATCGCTAGAAAGTGACGACTTGGAGTGGCTCAGTAGCCTTTCCTCTTCGCAATACCTTAATTTGGAAGGTGTAGATCTCAGCAAGACTGGAAGCAGTTGGGTTCAAGCATCTAATATGCTTCCTTCTCTTTCTGAGTTGCACCTACCAGCTTGCGGGTTATTCGAATTCCCTCCCCTTTCAGTGGTCAACTTTTCTTCCCTCTTAGTTCTTGATCTCTCCAGCAATGATTTCAATTCATCAATACCCCAGTGGTTGTTCAACATTAGTAAGCTTGCACATCTTGATCTCAGCGCAAACAATATCCAAGGCAATATTCCAGATGCATTTGCCAATATGACTAGCCTCCGCGAGCTTGATTTGTCTGAGAACTCACTTATTGGGGGTCAGATACCGAAAGATTTGGGAAGTCTGTGCAGCTTGCGGGATCTTGATCTTTCTAGTAATGACTTGGATGGTGAGATAATTGAATTCGTAGATCGTTTGTCTAAATGTACCAATAGTAGCTTAGAGTCACTGGATTTGGGGCAAAATAACCTGGGTGGATTTCTTCCCAATTCTCTCGGACAATTGGAAAACCTCAAGATTCTTCAACTGTGGGGAAACTTGTTCCGGGGTTCAATCCCGGAGTCCATTGGGAACTTGTCATCCTTGAGAGAACTTTATCTCCACAATAACCAAATGGATGGCACAATTCCAGAAAGTTTGGGGAAATTATCTCATCTTGTTGTCTTAGATATTTCCGGGAATCCATGGATTGGGGTGGTGACAGAAGCTCATTTTTTGAAGCTCAAGAACTTAAAGGAACTGCATATTGCCAAGTCTTCCTTAGCAGCACGACTTACATTGGTGTTTAATGTGAGTCCCGAATGGGTTCCTCCTTTTAAACTCCGATACATGAGGCTGAGATCATGTCAATTGGGCCCCAAATTCCCTGCTTGGCTGAGAAACCAGAATAAGCTGCAAACTTTCGTACTCAGAAATACTCAAATTTCAGACACCATACCAGAATGGTTTTGGCAGTTGGATTTATCATTGTATGAGCTTGATCTCGGTTATAATCAGATAAGTGGCAGAGTTCCAAATTCCTTGAAGTTTCTTCCTCAGTCTAATGTTTACTTAAACTGGAACCTATTTTCGGGTCCTTTTCCGCTGTGGTCTTCCAATGTGAGTTCCCTATATTTGAGCAACAATTCTTTTTCAGGACCAATTCCTTCAGATATTGGTGAAAGGATGCCCCTGTTAACAGATATGGATATCTCCCACAACCTCCTTAATGGTACCGTTCCTTTGTCCATTGGAAGACTAAGTTCTCTTACCACTCTTTCAATCTCCAACAACAATTTGACGGGACATATTCCGGAATTTTGGAATGGTTTGCCATTTTTGTATGCCGTGGACATGTCAAACAACAGCTTATCTGGCGAGATACCAAGTTCCCTGGGTTCTCTGCGGTTTCTTAGGTTCTTAATGCTGAGCAACAATCGTCTGTCCGGGGAAATCCCTTCAACCTTGCAGAATTGCACAACCATTCGTACTCTTGATCTTGGAGACAATAAGCTTTCAGATAACATTCCAGCATGGCTTGGGAAAAGCACGTCTCTATGGATTTTACGTCTGCgatcaaacattttttatgGAGACATTCCCTCACAGCTATGCAGTCTTTCCTCTCTTCACATGTTGGACCTTGCACATAATAATTTATCCAGATCAATTCCCTCGTGTCTCGGGAACTTGACTGGTATGGCATCGGATATGGACTCTGAAAGATATGAGGGGAATGTTTTGGTGACAACCAAAGGAACAGAATACTGGTATGAGTCAACTCTTTATCTAGTGAACAGCATTGACCTTGGTTACAACAGCTTATCAGGGGAGATACCTGATCTGACAAATCTTTCAAGACTTGTCATTTTGAACTTGTCCATGAACCACTTGACAGGGAAAATACCAGACAGCATCGGGAGCTTAGGAAGATTGGAAACTCTAGACCTCTCCAAAAATCAACTTTCTGGAGCAATTCCGCCTAACTTGACTTTTTCAACTTTTCTGGCACACTTGAACCTGTCAGACAACAATCTTTCTGGTGAAATCCCATCAAACAATCAATTCCAGAGCCTCAACGATCCATCCATTTATGTGGGCAACCCTGCACTTTGTGGATCTCCACTACCCAACAAGTGCAATAAAGACAAGGAAACATCTGATTTCACCGAAGGAGATGATGAAGATGGAGATGACTTCGACAAGTTGTTGTTTTATAGCAGCATAGCAGTAGGTTTTATAGTGGGGTTTTGGGGAGTTTGCGGAACTTTAGCGATGAAAAAGTCTTGGCGGCTTTCCTATTTTGGATTtgttgacaaaataaaaaacaggCTAATGTTGCTCGTCTTCCAAAGAGAATAGACCTAATCGATGCTTTGTCTTGCTACACTTATATTTAGTTCTCAATGTTGCCTGTATATAAAAGAAACATCCCTTGTAATGCAATAAAGCAGCTATTTCAGGTTGGGCCATAGATACTAATCATCATAACTTCTGAACGAACACAAAAGGAGGATAAAACAAactcatgtaattttttttttttttttttttttttgccactGAGACTTCATTTGAGCTACAATACACTGCGGCTCAATCGATACAATTGGGTTCTGGACACCCATGTGAATACAATTGAATCACAAGAGGTAGTAGACTACAGATAGTACTAATATCTAATGTCGTGTCTATTAGCATTCTCATTTCCATTATTTTCATGGCATTTCGAGGATTGATGGCttctttttttgaatatttgcCATCAAGGCAACACATGAGGAAAGCAGTTCATGGAATATGAAAGCTCCaattgaaacttgaaaaagaCAACATATCGTAGCACATTATTGGAGAATATTGCATCTGTGCAAacaaaaactagtgaaaagaaaaatgagaacaaTCATTGATTTATATACTGCAGGGGTGGTCTCCTCTCagacttttttcttctttgtttatttttggtgTTTCAGGAAACGTGCTTCCCTCGGatttcaaaacattgatttttgttatttctgGGGAAATCACCCCATTTGATAATAGGTAACAATCTCCACTACTTGATCTTCACCATATCAATCATCAGTGCCAAAGTAACAGTCGCCAAACTCTCCCATACCGGGTATTACAAGGAATTCTTAATTCTAAGCAACATCAATCTCTGAAGTGACAATTTTCAGGGATGGAAAACGTTTGCATACACATTGGATTCCCTCTGGAGCCTGAAGTTAAATCATAAGATTAGTACATTACATGAAGGACGTACCATAACCAATTATGGGAACCACTTACAGAGATGAGATTCAGGAATGTAAATTGGGATTCTGGAAATCCTTTCTCTATGAGTAGTTGAATAGCTCGGTTGGCAGAGTTCCCTATAAGGAAAGCAATCAAGAATGGTTTTGATTATCAACCCAGGTAAATAATGTCCATCATACAATGATCCAGCCGGCAGGCACAGAGGATGCTACTAAAAGTTAAGAAATGCACGCGAGCATCGTATTGCCCTTTATCTCTGGTTCAGAAAGATAGGTGACTCATTTATCGGTAAATCAATAGCTTGTGTGCAATCACCTTcctttattattagtatttaagAGAAGATACAGTTTCAAGGTAACTTCTAAAAAGCACAATTTTAACTAACCAATTGATGATGTTTCGGAAAAAAAACGTGAAAATGACGGCTTTATTCAATATAGAGTGGATCAGCCCCTCCAGTCATCAAACAGCagtctcaaatatttttcaacaaataaattagtttatgACATTCCATTTCTCGCTTTCTTGAATTCCTTCTGTTTCAAAAATGAGCCTCTTTATCAGAAGAGGTGGAAAGAGATATGACTACAGCATAGCAAATTATTGGCAGATACCAAGAAAATAGAAAGTGTGAAAGAACATCAAGATTACCTGTGGCAAGAACAGGATCTAGAAGCAGGACTTGTCTTTCTGAAATATCATTGGGCAGCTTCTCATAGATAAGCTGATTATATTGAAACCAATAAtgcattattaaaattaattcaatttattcatataGGAACAAAAAGGGAAACCTCTCTTTCTAGAAAATCTTTTCTACAACGAATTATATTGTTACCTGTTTGCCATTGTACCCATCACGGTGAATCAGaatttttccatttctttttcctttgcaCCATGCACGCAATGTATTTTCCATGCTTTCGCCACTTAACATCACAATAGAAACATTTTAGCatatatcaaaacaaaaacaaaaacaaaaaaaggcaACCCACTAAACTATAATGCGCAGTAGCAAATTCCTCTATAAAGCTCTATGCCATCCAGCATCAGATGCTGAAGATCAGACTTTAGGATTCGTCAGAGTCATAAGATTGAAATTGGCACCACCACTCTAAATTCAAGTATAAATGCCATCCAACTAACCGAGAAAACAAAACCTCAGTGAGAGGCTGAGACCTCACCTTCGAACAATGGAAACCCTACATAGCTTCTTGCAAAAAGCAACCCCAGTACACATCGACACTGATGTAAAATAACAGAAATTTTTCagagttattaattttaggCCAAACTAATGTAAGATGAAACAAGACAATTGATAATTTGAACTGATAACAAGCAAATATACCAGGTTAATCAACACAAATACTGCATGGTCAGAAGTAGCAATAAACAGGAGGGAGAGAGCGAGAGTTCTAAATTCTAGAAGATCAACACATTGGCAAGCCAATAGTAGAGGCACACGCATTTTCACAAAGTTAATGCACTGAATAGCAGAAATGAGCTAAAGCCTTTCTATTGATTATTCCTAGCACGCCTTTTGGAGTGGCTACTTGCTTCTCAGTGAATGGCAAATGGCCAAGGCCATGTTCCAAAACCTAAAAGTCAAAATAAAGGAAACAATAACATTTTTCAGCATGTCTGAACCCTGATCTCAACACAAACAAGCACATGCGCGCGCATATAGTAATGAATTTCAGCTAAGCAATGGAGACAGAATTTACCAGCCGAGTAATTAAGTCGatcttaataaaatacaaaatcatgCTTCGATATTCCCCGGTCTCAAATCATTGTATGAATACCTCTTGTCTGAAACACGGTTCTCCCACTTGAgaataaactaagaaaaatgTTGGAACCAAATTAACTACCAAGATCAATTTGGAACCCCCAAGATCCACTCTAAGAGACTTGATCTTTAACTAGGTTTGACACTATACTGAGTTTGAGAAGAAATTTGTCTTGATAACTGGAATCCATCACAAACCGAAAGCAAAAGCAGAAAAGACAGAAAACAGATCACACGCACTGCACCAAGATTTATAGTGGTTCGGCCATTTTCTTGCCTACATCCACTGTGAAAAGAGAAGCAAGCCTTCACTGATTTCAGAGATTACAAGTTACAAAGATGAAGAGTAAGTGTAACCCAACAGATTCCCCCAGTAACAGATCATAGGGCCTTTTATATCTCAATCAGAATCATCTAGAAATACCCCAAGCAATCAGCTCACGCTTCTGGGTTTCCCAGCTAAGCAACCCCAGCTGCATCCCGCGTGAATTAACTGAATTAACAGCTTCTTGAACTGCTCAAGGACACTTGTCAAATGCTCGTATAACCTGCTACTTAAAACGCAGATGCGGCTGTCGTTTGGATCAGTGAAACACGTGATGAACCACGTGTGTTACTAATTCAACCAGCCGACATAGCAGCTCTGTCATACAGCTCCTCTGAATTACAACGACTGACAAAGTCGTTACTCTCTTCCTCAAGCACCTGACACATCATATACATTCCCAAATCCAGATTTGAGCTTCACcccttcaacaaaaaataagaacCTTAGATAGCTAAAAAGAGTAAGCAGTAAACGAACTCCATATCATACTACAAGGCAAATAGAGAAACTTTGAGATCACAATTATTATCTTAAGCCAGTGATGATGCCCTTTCATAGGCACTGGCTTGGCGTACAGAAAATATTCTCTGCTAAGCATTAACAAGCAAAGGTAGTAATCCATATTTCTGTTTCATTACAGAATTAAATCCGGAAagtaaagtaaaaagaaaatcaataatacaAACACATAAGAAGATATACCTGGAATCCTCTGACTGAATCACATACACATTGGGGTATATTTTACAGAGTTCATGCTGACCAAGCCTCGGGGTATGATTACGGCAGCATACttagaatatattatattaatgcatactaattataattttagggaAAATAAATCTCTtatcttttccttttattttcaattttcttgtattgtactttacaaatttattaaaataaatgagtatTTTTGCTTCAAAACATGAGtggttaattttctaagatAAGCTTAAAGGTGAACCTCAAAAATTTAGATCATAGAATAAATTACCCCCTCAAGTatgttttaagtttattttatttattacatgtTGATAATTTATATTCCTTTTTGCCAATTACTTTTGtgtcatgttaatttacaaatataattctCCTTTGAATCtatatggtattttgacacTTCAGGATAACTCTGGCACATTATGTACACAATCTCATATTTATCTATACAAATAGTTAGTTAAGCATTAAATggcataataattaattagtaaaaaaaatacaaaatataaatataatagagtattataatcataatttgaaaattgagaGTGGATCCCGTAATCTTAGCACTTTTTTAGATTGTTCCTTATTAATTTCactttcaacaattaatttttatttaataactgACTAATAGATTTTTAGATTTTCTGTATGTTTGACATCGATCCGCCAGGTTACATTATAAGTAAATACgttttaagtataaaagtaATCAATATTTTGTAGTCGAGTCAAAGTTGAAAAAAGATCAATTCAAGTCAAAGATAATAAATGAGTGTCGCTCACAAATAAAATTCCAGCtatacaataatttttcttgataTAGTATATAGTTATACTACTTATTGGCACTTCTGAATCCATGAATTATCAAACTAGTAGCAAAAACACTTAGACATCTGTTGTCACATAAAGAGAAatcctttctctctctctcgtaATTGGGCAATGTACAGTTGACTATACAAACAAATATGTTGAGGAAAACTTACGTTAAACTGATCGAGTTAACTTTGACAAGTGCCGAGAGAGGAATGGGACCGTccaattcaatttgaattGCAAGTTGGGAGTCCAACCATTATTTTCTCAtcttatcccaaaaaaaaaaaaaaaaaaaaccattacTGTCTCATGCtcgtcaaatttaaatttggaaATCTCACTATGAAAATATGGTGACTtgcctaaatttttttctcatggCCTCCTTTAATAGGAAAGTGTTTAGTACTCTTAGTAAGTGGTAAAATTAAGCTTTTGTTTTGATGGAGGTcataatgattaaataataaatttaagtcGGTTATGGCATAAAATCAGTATTGTAAAGCGTTTTACAACATTGTAAAtgcgtaaaaaaaaaaaaaatcatttacaacattgtaaatagggatggcaatggggaggggaggggaggggaccgatctccccgtgcccatccccgatattttgcgtatgtccccgtccccgtcagaattacttgagagaattctcatcccctccccgaataataacaggggatccccgagggtccccgatccccgaataactaatacatttttctttcaattttgagttaatcatattaaaataaaaaattcaaataaaagtaaaattcgaaatatatcttacattaatatctattacaaaagtcaaatacattaaattagtaagtaacgcaacatgcaaggaatacaaacttcttttacaaactatcatgaacaaattaatagtttaatacaaaattattacaaataaaatcgaatttagattcaaaattaactttttcaatggtggcgtggacactttataaatgtggactattccctttacaac contains:
- the LOC112497271 gene encoding receptor-like protein EIX2 produces the protein MGNNQCIQRIFLVLLSGFLFFNFIKLSSCQSIARCVQKEKEALLKIKANLTDPSGRLSSWTGEDCCKWEGVVCDNSTGNVVQLKLRSPQIPDSFPDNGTNYQLEGEINPSLLELRHLNYLDLSLNNFRGSTIPNFIGSLERLRYLNLSGASFDGNVPLSFGNLSSLQILDLNTFYYSSLESDDLEWLSSLSSSQYLNLEGVDLSKTGSSWVQASNMLPSLSELHLPACGLFEFPPLSVVNFSSLLVLDLSSNDFNSSIPQWLFNISKLAHLDLSANNIQGNIPDAFANMTSLRELDLSENSLIGGQIPKDLGSLCSLRDLDLSSNDLDGEIIEFVDRLSKCTNSSLESLDLGQNNLGGFLPNSLGQLENLKILQLWGNLFRGSIPESIGNLSSLRELYLHNNQMDGTIPESLGKLSHLVVLDISGNPWIGVVTEAHFLKLKNLKELHIAKSSLAARLTLVFNVSPEWVPPFKLRYMRLRSCQLGPKFPAWLRNQNKLQTFVLRNTQISDTIPEWFWQLDLSLYELDLGYNQISGRVPNSLKFLPQSNVYLNWNLFSGPFPLWSSNVSSLYLSNNSFSGPIPSDIGERMPLLTDMDISHNLLNGTVPLSIGRLSSLTTLSISNNNLTGHIPEFWNGLPFLYAVDMSNNSLSGEIPSSLGSLRFLRFLMLSNNRLSGEIPSTLQNCTTIRTLDLGDNKLSDNIPAWLGKSTSLWILRLRSNIFYGDIPSQLCSLSSLHMLDLAHNNLSRSIPSCLGNLTGMASDMDSERYEGNVLVTTKGTEYWYESTLYLVNSIDLGYNSLSGEIPDLTNLSRLVILNLSMNHLTGKIPDSIGSLGRLETLDLSKNQLSGAIPPNLTFSTFLAHLNLSDNNLSGEIPSNNQFQSLNDPSIYVGNPALCGSPLPNKCNKDKETSDFTEGDDEDGDDFDKLLFYSSIAVGFIVGFWGVCGTLAMKKSWRLSYFGFVDKIKNRLMLLVFQRE